The Bacillus carboniphilus genome contains a region encoding:
- a CDS encoding ABC transporter ATP-binding protein, giving the protein MIEVNNLCHSFKVGKRGKEHDINVLKNVSFYIQQGEMATIVGKSGSGKSTLLHLLSGYLSPSSGMIGINETDVSRFNEREWAKFRLENIGFIFQNFQLISHLTTFANIELPLTIKGVDSDERKKLVSNMLEDVGLSNHADHYPNELSGGQQQRVSIARALITEPKVIFADEPTGSLDTETEQEILSLIHDLNTVKGITFLMITHDEEVARASHRRWKLKDGILQEEGVLHEV; this is encoded by the coding sequence ATGATTGAAGTAAACAACCTATGCCACTCATTTAAAGTAGGTAAAAGAGGGAAAGAACATGATATAAATGTTTTGAAAAATGTTTCTTTTTATATTCAACAAGGGGAAATGGCTACGATTGTTGGAAAGAGTGGATCGGGAAAGTCCACACTTTTACATTTATTATCTGGCTACCTATCACCTTCGTCAGGGATGATTGGGATAAATGAGACTGATGTTTCAAGGTTTAACGAGAGGGAGTGGGCTAAGTTCAGATTAGAGAACATCGGTTTTATCTTTCAAAACTTTCAATTAATCTCTCATTTAACGACTTTCGCTAATATTGAACTACCTTTAACAATTAAAGGAGTGGACAGCGATGAAAGAAAGAAATTAGTGAGTAACATGTTAGAGGATGTAGGATTAAGCAATCACGCTGACCATTATCCGAACGAGTTATCTGGAGGACAACAACAACGGGTGAGTATTGCAAGAGCTTTGATTACTGAGCCAAAAGTGATATTTGCAGATGAACCGACTGGTAGCTTAGATACAGAGACAGAACAAGAAATACTCTCTCTTATTCATGATTTAAATACAGTCAAAGGAATTACCTTTTTAATGATCACTCATGACGAAGAGGTTGCAAGAGCGAGTCATCGTAGGTGGAAACTAAAAGATGGTATTTTACAAGAAGAAGGTGTTTTACATGAAGTTTAA
- a CDS encoding nucleotidyltransferase domain-containing protein — protein sequence MAERLNAYTAAKKFINHYFENCDGAILAGSVVRDKATTTSDLDIVVFDQNIKEAFRESVIQFDWPIELFVHNLQTYKRFFQQDVERARPSLPRMVAEGKVIKSSHLILSIKDEASEIIKRGPAQWSEDTIRLKRYFISDSLIDFIGSTDRQESLFIANKLSIIVHEFVLRTNKQWIGDSKWIIRSLKEYNIAFAEMFVEAFEAFYRNNEKDKVIELVDNVLDPYGGRLFEGFQIGKGT from the coding sequence ATGGCAGAGCGGCTAAATGCTTATACAGCAGCAAAGAAATTCATTAATCATTATTTTGAAAATTGTGATGGAGCTATACTAGCAGGAAGTGTGGTAAGAGACAAAGCTACTACTACATCGGATTTAGACATTGTTGTTTTCGATCAAAACATAAAAGAAGCTTTTCGTGAATCGGTCATTCAATTCGATTGGCCCATTGAATTGTTTGTTCATAATTTGCAAACATACAAACGTTTTTTTCAACAAGATGTGGAACGAGCAAGACCATCGTTGCCTAGAATGGTAGCTGAAGGGAAGGTAATTAAAAGCTCTCATTTGATATTATCTATAAAAGATGAAGCAAGCGAAATCATAAAACGTGGACCAGCACAATGGTCAGAAGATACAATAAGACTAAAGCGTTACTTCATTTCAGATTCTCTAATTGACTTCATCGGTTCAACAGATCGCCAAGAATCTTTATTTATTGCCAATAAATTATCCATTATCGTTCATGAATTTGTGTTAAGAACAAATAAACAATGGATAGGTGATTCTAAATGGATCATACGTTCACTGAAAGAATATAATATCGCCTTTGCAGAAATGTTTGTGGAAGCATTTGAAGCTTTTTATCGAAACAATGAAAAAGACAAAGTAATTGAACTTGTAGACAATGTTTTAGATCCATATGGAGGAAGATTATTTGAAGGGTTTCAAATTGGAAAAGGAACTTGA
- a CDS encoding DUF2524 family protein encodes MATRTSIDELLTKCEQAIEYAEHEYEQGAMQEHYNSEEFSQVQQLLEQRFQDLIKMENSSSPQQKEQMYRMRLRLQDIQNDLILLRR; translated from the coding sequence TTGGCAACACGGACCTCAATTGACGAATTACTTACTAAGTGTGAACAGGCAATCGAATATGCTGAGCATGAATATGAACAAGGTGCTATGCAGGAACACTATAATTCAGAAGAATTTTCTCAAGTTCAGCAACTTCTTGAGCAGCGCTTTCAAGACCTTATAAAGATGGAGAATAGTAGTAGTCCACAGCAAAAGGAACAAATGTATCGAATGAGGTTGCGCCTTCAAGATATACAAAATGACTTAATTTTATTACGTCGTTAA
- a CDS encoding TIGR01212 family radical SAM protein (This family includes YhcC from E. coli K-12, an uncharacterized radical SAM protein.), with protein MSITSNPFPYASDTKRYHTWNYHLRNIFGHKVFKVALDGGFDCPNRDGTVAHGGCTFCSAAGSGDFAGDRADSLTKQFNDIKDKMHDKWKDGKYMAYFQAFTNTHAPLEVLKEKYETVLNFDGVVGLSIATRPDCLPDDVVDYLAELNNRTYLWVELGLQTVHEKTANIINRAHDYQCYVDGVNKLRKKGIRVCSHIINGLPLEDYDMMMETAREVAKLDVQGIKIHLLHLLKGTPMVKQYEKGMLEFLSLEDYVNLVCDQLEILPPEMIVHRITGDGPIDLMVGPMWSVNKWEVLNAIDDELKRRDSYQGRLYKRLEI; from the coding sequence ATGAGCATAACAAGCAACCCGTTTCCTTATGCAAGTGATACCAAACGATATCATACGTGGAATTACCACTTACGAAATATATTCGGCCACAAAGTATTTAAAGTAGCACTAGATGGAGGATTTGACTGTCCTAATAGAGACGGAACAGTTGCACACGGTGGATGTACCTTTTGTTCGGCTGCTGGATCTGGTGACTTTGCAGGGGACCGAGCTGATAGCTTAACAAAGCAGTTTAATGATATTAAAGACAAAATGCACGATAAATGGAAAGACGGAAAATATATGGCTTATTTTCAAGCCTTCACCAACACGCATGCACCATTAGAAGTTTTAAAGGAAAAATATGAGACTGTTTTAAATTTTGATGGTGTTGTTGGACTATCCATTGCCACTCGTCCAGATTGCTTACCTGATGATGTCGTCGATTATTTAGCAGAGCTAAATAATCGAACGTATTTATGGGTAGAGCTTGGTTTACAAACGGTACATGAAAAAACAGCTAATATCATTAACCGTGCCCATGATTATCAATGTTATGTGGATGGTGTGAACAAACTTCGCAAAAAAGGAATTAGAGTTTGTTCTCACATTATTAATGGCCTTCCACTCGAAGATTATGACATGATGATGGAAACGGCTCGTGAAGTAGCAAAATTAGACGTACAAGGGATAAAAATTCATTTACTCCACTTATTAAAAGGAACACCTATGGTCAAACAATATGAAAAAGGGATGCTCGAATTTTTATCACTCGAAGATTATGTAAATCTCGTTTGTGATCAGCTTGAAATCCTTCCTCCAGAGATGATTGTTCATCGAATCACTGGAGATGGTCCTATTGATCTAATGGTTGGTCCGATGTGGAGTGTGAACAAATGGGAAGTATTAAATGCGATAGACGATGAGTTAAAAAGAAGAGATAGTTACCAAGGAAGACTATACAAAAGGTTGGAAATATAA
- a CDS encoding class I SAM-dependent methyltransferase translates to MKMLRILPFAKQLLQIIVLKGDIVIDGTLGNGHDTLFLAKLVGVTGHVYGFDIQETALTNTKERLVSHNAYSQVSLFHSSHDQLSDHLPESCKEKVSAAIFNLGYLPGGDKSIVTKPESTISAIEQLIPMLKPEGIIVLVIYHGHPEGKLERDELLNYVSTIDQQKAHVLKYQFVNQQNNAPFVIAIEKR, encoded by the coding sequence ATGAAAATGTTACGAATCTTACCTTTTGCAAAACAACTTTTACAAATTATAGTTTTAAAAGGAGACATTGTCATTGATGGTACACTCGGAAATGGCCATGACACACTTTTTCTAGCCAAACTAGTAGGCGTGACAGGACATGTTTATGGCTTTGATATTCAAGAAACAGCCCTAACGAATACAAAAGAAAGACTCGTTAGTCATAACGCATACAGCCAAGTCAGCTTATTTCATTCTAGTCATGATCAACTAAGCGATCACCTTCCTGAATCATGTAAAGAAAAAGTATCAGCTGCCATTTTCAATTTAGGCTACTTACCGGGTGGAGATAAATCCATTGTGACAAAACCCGAGTCAACGATTTCAGCTATTGAACAACTTATTCCTATGCTAAAGCCTGAAGGAATCATTGTTTTAGTCATATACCACGGTCATCCAGAAGGGAAACTCGAACGAGATGAATTGTTAAACTACGTTTCCACAATTGATCAACAAAAAGCACACGTTTTAAAATATCAATTTGTTAATCAACAGAACAATGCTCCATTTGTGATCGCTATAGAAAAACGTTAA
- a CDS encoding tetraprenyl-beta-curcumene synthase family protein has protein sequence MRIPQYPLQLMTKVYKDIFPIVHRTLNKWREQAENIPDPELRKQALSSIDEKTFHCEGGSIFSIIASPFQKDCIEFIVAYQTISDYLDNLCDRSHSLDPNDFRMLHYSMSDALTVGAETKNYYQCREEQQDGGYLANLVKECQNKLATLKHYHLIKPHLLELNQYYCDLQVHKHVIQEERVPRLENWFKSYKDRLPKMEWYEFSACTGSTIGIFCLVAYAFQDQLTSEIAKQIKGSYFPYIQGLHILLDYLIDQEEDRKEGDLNFCSYFSNERQMLNRLEHFVKMADKQLKGIPHERFHRLINRGLLGVYLSDEKVTSQKKVSKLARKLIWSSGGTSLFFYLNGRAYRTVQKIGFS, from the coding sequence ATGAGAATTCCTCAATACCCACTGCAATTAATGACAAAAGTGTATAAAGATATTTTTCCGATTGTTCATCGTACGCTAAATAAATGGAGAGAGCAAGCAGAGAACATTCCAGATCCAGAGCTTCGTAAACAAGCTTTATCAAGTATCGATGAGAAAACGTTTCATTGTGAAGGAGGGTCGATTTTTTCGATCATTGCCTCTCCTTTTCAAAAGGATTGTATTGAATTTATTGTAGCCTATCAAACGATCAGTGACTACTTAGATAATTTATGCGATCGGAGCCATTCATTAGATCCTAATGATTTTCGAATGCTACATTATTCAATGAGTGATGCATTGACAGTTGGAGCAGAAACAAAAAACTACTATCAGTGTAGAGAAGAACAACAGGACGGAGGCTATTTAGCAAACCTTGTTAAAGAATGTCAAAACAAATTAGCAACATTAAAGCACTATCATTTAATTAAGCCACACTTATTAGAGTTAAATCAATATTACTGTGATTTGCAAGTTCATAAGCATGTTATTCAAGAAGAGAGGGTTCCACGTTTAGAAAATTGGTTTAAGAGCTATAAAGACCGTCTTCCAAAAATGGAGTGGTATGAATTTTCCGCATGTACAGGCTCAACGATTGGGATTTTTTGTTTAGTGGCGTATGCTTTTCAAGATCAACTTACTAGTGAAATCGCAAAACAAATTAAGGGAAGCTACTTCCCCTATATTCAAGGGCTACATATTTTACTGGACTATTTAATTGATCAAGAGGAAGACCGAAAAGAAGGGGACTTGAATTTTTGTAGTTATTTTTCAAACGAACGGCAAATGCTTAACCGTTTAGAACATTTTGTGAAAATGGCTGACAAACAATTGAAAGGAATTCCTCATGAGCGTTTTCATCGATTAATTAATCGAGGTTTATTAGGGGTATACTTATCTGACGAAAAAGTAACATCACAAAAAAAGGTTTCTAAATTAGCAAGGAAACTCATTTGGTCAAGTGGAGGAACGTCTTTATTTTTTTACTTAAATGGACGAGCTTACCGAACGGTACAGAAGATTGGCTTTTCATAA
- a CDS encoding alpha/beta hydrolase: MKRWLADKPKAVIVIVHGAFEYHGRYKWLVEMWRSTGYHVIMGDLPGQGLTTRRRGHIEAFDEYIEEVGNWIREAQTYKLPIALLGHSMGGLVTIRSLQETEVNINCIVLSSPCLGIMQKPSKIVDFLSRGMNIFTPSLKYQPKLTVDMVTRNKEIQHFEQNDSLYVRKISVRWYRELMLAIEEAYKQIEKFPDIPLLVLQGGEDKVVDKQKVRKWFNEVDLKEKMYKEWEGYYHEIFNEEKREQVFELAEWFVQQHVLPYNMN, encoded by the coding sequence TTGAAAAGGTGGTTAGCGGATAAGCCTAAAGCAGTCATTGTTATTGTTCACGGAGCCTTTGAGTATCATGGAAGGTACAAGTGGCTAGTTGAGATGTGGAGATCAACAGGATACCATGTAATAATGGGTGACTTGCCAGGCCAAGGATTAACAACGAGGAGAAGAGGACATATTGAAGCCTTTGATGAGTATATTGAAGAAGTAGGTAATTGGATTAGAGAGGCTCAAACATATAAGTTACCAATTGCGCTTTTAGGTCACAGTATGGGGGGGTTGGTCACTATTCGAAGTCTTCAAGAAACAGAGGTAAACATAAATTGTATTGTTTTATCCTCTCCATGTTTAGGGATTATGCAAAAACCGTCGAAGATCGTTGACTTTTTATCGAGAGGGATGAATATCTTTACACCCTCATTAAAATATCAACCGAAATTGACGGTAGATATGGTTACTAGAAATAAAGAAATTCAACATTTTGAGCAAAACGATTCTTTATATGTAAGGAAAATATCGGTAAGGTGGTATCGTGAGTTAATGTTGGCTATTGAAGAAGCGTATAAGCAAATTGAGAAGTTTCCTGATATCCCTTTACTTGTTTTACAAGGAGGAGAAGACAAAGTAGTTGATAAACAAAAGGTTCGTAAATGGTTTAATGAAGTTGACTTAAAGGAAAAAATGTATAAAGAGTGGGAAGGTTATTACCATGAAATTTTTAATGAAGAAAAACGAGAACAGGTTTTTGAGTTAGCTGAATGGTTTGTTCAACAACACGTATTACCTTATAATATGAATTGA
- a CDS encoding gamma carbonic anhydrase — MIYPYKEFIPKIADTAYIANYVTITGNVKIGEYTSIWFNTVIRGDVAPTIIGDRVNIQDQCCLHQSPNHDLIIEDDVTVGHQAMLHSSIIRKKALIGMGSTILDGAEIGEGAFVGAGSLVPPGKKIPPHTLAFGRPAKVIRQLTEEDKKDMQRIRREYVEKGMYYKEMTPIE; from the coding sequence TTGATCTATCCTTACAAAGAGTTTATACCAAAAATCGCTGATACAGCTTATATTGCAAATTATGTCACAATAACAGGTAACGTGAAAATTGGCGAGTACACGTCAATTTGGTTCAATACCGTAATTAGAGGTGATGTCGCTCCTACCATCATTGGTGACCGTGTGAACATTCAAGATCAGTGTTGCCTTCATCAAAGTCCTAACCATGATTTAATTATCGAAGACGATGTAACAGTTGGACATCAAGCGATGCTACACAGCTCGATTATTCGAAAAAAAGCGTTAATTGGAATGGGCTCAACAATTTTAGATGGAGCAGAAATTGGCGAGGGGGCATTTGTTGGTGCAGGAAGTCTTGTGCCTCCAGGCAAGAAAATACCTCCACATACTTTAGCATTTGGCAGACCCGCCAAAGTCATACGACAATTGACGGAAGAAGATAAAAAAGATATGCAACGTATTCGGAGAGAATATGTTGAAAAAGGGATGTACTATAAGGAAATGACACCTATTGAGTAA